DNA from Rosa rugosa chromosome 6, drRosRugo1.1, whole genome shotgun sequence:
AAAACTGGGCCGCTTCCTCTCTTTTTCAGCAATGGGCCACGGggccttgttttttttcttttcttttttttttcgtggcctgcttttttcttatttttttctttctgggcctCAGGGcctgtttctctttttttctttgcttttttttctGGGCTGCAGGCctgctgcttttttttttttaattgggccggctcttttctttgggccgggtcagctcttttttgttttctctttttttttttctctcttctttttttttttcttcttcttttctttcttctctctcatccgcgtcttcttcttccttctgggGTTTTTTTTTCGTCGTCTGACTCGCTGACGAGGGGTCTGGCCGCCGGCGTTCAAGTGGCTGGGCTACGGTGGTGGGCAGGCGGGCCGGGTGGGCTGTTGTAGCAGCGATGGATGGGGCGCAGGCTGCTGGCGCTGGGACGCTGTGTGGCTAGGCTGGGGACGCGCACGGCTAGGCTGGGTTTCGCCTCAGTTGTGCAGGCGCTAGGGGCTGGTGATGTGGGCACGGGCTGTGCTGCTATTACTTTGGTGCTGCTGCGCGAGGCCGAGCAGCGAGGGATGGGGGGATGCGCGGCAGGGGAGAGAAGGAATTTTTCACTTTTACCTTTCTTACTATTACTGTTACTgtaagtaaatatatatatatatatatatatatatatatatatatatatatatatatctatacaattattaagagaagaggctttgttagtcaaaatctaaaattttgacagaattgaccctacaaaattaataaactttgagaatgaATTAAATCACAAAGATAATTGAGACATTTataaaatgtatttttattaaaaaaaatttaaaaaaatactgtttggctccaattttgctgcagctggtcaacagtctcttttcttgcgcgggcgtgccagcaccgtcgggtgcggtcgtcgggggtgtcccttgacctgacttctatcaagcgattgtagacgaggagagcaccaacctcgtcgtgggattctttgtgcctcgtggtgaggactttgctgaagtttcttcttgttcacaagtcgatactcaatattgcagattgagcagagcgaaatcaccgggaagtattgagatcttgctaaagcgtgactttagcttggctgggttgctagggcgttacccttgcttggctggttttgtaaccgttgtggtcgcagCACTACCGTCGgttcccgaggagactaggaccgaagcacgttgacagagggtttggtggcactgaaagtcggcttctgagaagactaggactaggagtgtgatcaccggtaagagaaagagaaagagaggagttgctcttagagaggtttgctctagagagaacttagatcatcttagagatgttttgatgttgtgaatgtctgttggtgtcggtgtttggtcgtggtactacaatcggctctcgaggagactaggaccgaagtacgttgacagagggtttggcggcactgaaagtcggcttctgagaagactaggactaggagtgtgatcaccggtaagagaaagagaaggaaaggagttgctcttagagaggttgctctagagagaacttagatcatcttagagatgttttgatgaattgaatgtgtgttttagaatgagaggagaaggtgtttatatagggaagaaaaagaagagtgaaatgatgagtggaagaaaaataatgagagtggagtatgaaagtgatttgtaaaatatggaaaagatagagaaatgatgaaatgaaagcaaagcatgaaggtgtagaaacatggaagtgatgatgatctattaaagagattgtcttgaaaaatatatccaaggaaaagaagaaaagcatctagctttcttcatgtgggtaggaaacatgaacatgtgaatattgagctgattttaggtcagtttctgcccctttattccttcaattatttctccaacaagacttcagaatgagccttcgacttcttcataaaaaatgttccactatgagtgtagatcagcctgacaaattttcagagctttattccatgcggttgggctggaaatgctgctggacctcttacaggtccagttttccagttttgcttctgcaaaagattggactgattgtttgaaggccttccactcaaaaatatctctagcactcttcataagaaatgatccttgggctgtctagaatggatctgcagagtttcagctcatttcaagttcatttggtcaggcggccgcccctccttccttgtttagctcggtttctcctagccgaagtaggaaaatgtgcaaaagttaacttttcatgcttccatagtaggctttatttagcctctaaatatatatttcgagctcgtcgacaatatatagcttgcgccactgacattggctcaatttctccaacacatgccttctcaggccaaaatgttcattttgggtccaaacaaataCCCACAACCCCACTTTTttctctcccattttcttttctctgcaataaccaactctttttttttttttctgaataataataataataatttgcacatgcagagcatgtgtggataAATGCTAgtatatcttatataattaagccaattcttgagggaatggttaaatttttgaactaccatatatgccctcacataatataggtattaataaataaattatttctagaTGAGGATGAGATAGTTAATTGACTATATCATATTTCaaaaaattgcaatacctcccacgaaaaaaagagaaatttccctaaatcttatataattaagccaattcttgagggaatggttaaatttttgaactaccatatatgccctcacataatataggtattaataaataaattatttctagaTGAGGATGAGATAGTTAATTGACTATATCATATTTCaaaaaattgcaatacctcccacgaaaaaaagagaaatttccCTAAAATCAGGAAagataacttttttttaatttaaaaaaattaaaataaaagccaattgacatgtgcgaAGCACATGTTAAGTGGCtagtattaattaagcaaatatTGCTTAAGGTTAAATTTTTTAAGACGCTCAAATTGCCCctcctaatatatatataactctATGGCAAATGGATTAAATAAAAGAAGGGCAAAATTATACCTATGCAGCGGAAAAGAAGAGGATAAACACGGGTTACTCCCAAGCGTGGTTGAACACCGGAGAAACTGCAATACTATCCACCTCATCTTCCTCCTACAAAACCTAATTATCAGTATCAATTGTTTGGAGCGCAGAGAATATCAAAATCGACTCAAAGATTGCAGATTCACCTAATTGTCATTGGGTAATTTTGAGATTTTGTTTTCCAGTGATTTGGGTGTTTCATGAGGTCTCCTTGATTTATGTAGGTCTCTGTGAAGATATAAGATGGTTGCCATTTGGATGGTCTCTGGACCGGGTCAGTGAAGAAGGAAAACACAGACACAGGTGTGTTTATTGCTTTGAGTCTTAAATGTGTTCAATATTGCGTGTAATTGTGTTTTGGTTGCTTTTCGGGTGAAGGTATTGTATTGTTCTCTTCTTATGTTTATTTCCATTCATTGAAGTGCAGATGCAGCACTTTGGCACATTTTGATGATTCTTGATACAAATGATAATCTATAAGTGGTAACGCCATTTTGTTCAGTTACTTGCTTAGTTTGATGCGCATTAGAAACCTGTGCTTACAAGGCATCTTCTTGGCTTCACCGCAGACTTTGAAGCTTTCCAAGCATACACGTACTGCACTCCATTCCTTCGTCGGTGACGACTATCACCCTCGGCATGCCTTCTATGGATGCCTATGATGACCATCGCCACGGTAGGCTGATCAGTgaatacaaaataattaaaagctAGGATAAATTAGATAATGTCGATGAAGatgttaataataataataatagaagaaaatttttaaaatcttaatgaAACGTATCTTCCGTTACAATGTGGGTCGAATTACAGACTCAAAATGTAACCCTatggggggtgtattcaatcagGAGTCTATtggattgttttgtattttaaaagtcttttaaaatcctgtggtattcaattaagattttaaaaagtcCTTATAAATCTGgtggtattcaattaagattttaaaaaattctTCTAAATCTGGTGGTATTCAAAAGACCAACgattttgaaggattgtatTAATAACTGGATTGTGAAGGATTCTGAAGTGCTTGGTATAAATTCCAAACCCTATTAGAAATCCAGTCTGTATAGGTGAGATTTTGACgtctttttctctctcactcTAAAGATGAAACCCGAGTAGAAGATGAACCGACAACGACATCCACCTTAGAGCGTCTCCAATTGATTGAAACTGGGAATTGATCATTTGGGTACTCCCATTTTCCTGACACGTAATCACATCAAGGCTCCAATCTCTGTCCGATTTGACGGCCTCTAGGAATTGGTCTCTGGTGATCTGATGCTGAGCGCTTCCTCATGGTGAAAAGAGTTCTCAAGCAAGCTTGTATCTTTACTTATCGAACACCGTGTGCCATAGCCGGGTTCTTCAACAAAAATTCAATTCTATTCAAGTTTTCGAGTTGGGTGGTAATCATGCACCGAGTTGCTCGAGAGTTCTCTATCAATGGAGGAATTGGATATTACAGGTATGGGCTTTTAACTCGAATTCATCATGTCAAAGTGGTATGAGCAAATTGAACGAAATGAAAGCAGAATTATCATTGATCATAAGTTATTCTTTTAATTCTTATATCTGGTGCATTCAACTTCGTTTGAAAAACTAGAACTTGATTACGTCCTCCAGGTTGATCTATTTGTTCCCTTTTTAGCTTTCTCAGATGAGTTGTAAGAGTTCTTTCTGTTCAAAATCCTCTATGTTAAGGGTGGTAATGTGAACTTGAATTATCCAGACTCATGTAATGCCCTAATGTGTGAGAGATTCAAGTTTTTGAGTGGCAGGAAAGGGGCATTGTTTTGGCGAGAGGTGTTGTGCTGGTTGTGTTTTGGGTGGTTAGGATGTAGAGGAACAAACGATACCATCTACCAATATGTATCATTGATTATcgtaatatatatgttttgcagATGTGTTGTGGCTTATGCTTCAGATTTGATATTCTCTGGTGTAAGTTTGAATCCGTAGAAGAGGACATAAAACAAGTCTAAGTTAGTTTGGACCATGCGTAAGTCTTCTTTGTTATCTGTTTTTTATGTTCTTCTTACATTTTGAATAGTAATCACTATGGTCTGTGTTACTATGCCAATCTATTTCTGGTAGTCATCTGatataagaaacaaaatatGGCAAATATATCTGATGTCATTAAGATAAAGTATTGGTGGCTGGAGTGGTACCTATAAAAGTCACATACATGATTGTAAAATCACTAGATGCACGTATAACCAAATGAAGACTAGTTGTACAAAATAAATGATCATTAAGCTGGTTAAAACTTATATAGGAAGAAGTTATATGCATTTTAgcataaaacaataaaaatatgTTCAATAGAGACACTGTGCACTAGCACTGCTCTGTGCCTTTCAAAGGTTGTTTGTCATGTGTTTCTAACCAAGTCTGTAAACTTTGTTGTAATCTTCTTACAGTTAATATACTGATTTAGCCAATTATTGAGGGATCAGTTTGTTGTTAGTATTCTGCTCAGTGGTATTCCTGTAGCTCATAACTGTAGGCTTGTTATTTCAACTAAGGCTGCACCCTATCTATAGCTATATCTAGTTTCATCAGACAATGAAAGAGTCATATCACATGCATTTACCTTGTGTATATTGCAGCCTATTTCTTTCCATTAATCATTGTGCTTATATTTATAGTCCTCCATAGCATTAATTTGAGACATACTCGAACATATATATAGGTAATGATTCATCACCCTTGAGCTGACTTTGATACTAAACATGGAAACTGTGTTTCCTCCCTCTTGTTCTCCTTTTCTATATTTTGCTCCACCCTAATTTCCCTAGGTATCATATAATCACGAACTATCACTGTGTGTTCAATCTTACTGATTTACTGCATATACAATCACATTATGTATCTTcacagaagaaagagaaaagtgtaATTTTTTTGAAACCATGATTTTGCATTGTTCAAACTTCAAATCATCAGTGTTTGGATTTACTGTTCTCCAAAATGTTAACATTAATTGTTTAACCAAGTCTATTATGGATCATTTCTGACCATCGTTTATTCATATTAGGGGGGAAGAATGGAGGAGGATTCACCAAATCCTCCAGTTTCATTGCGTGCCTGGATTTCTGCCCTGAAGACAGTGGCTTAGGAAGAATATAAAAGCAAGCCAATCTCATATTGGATTCTTCTACTTCTAAGCAGTGTGACAATGCTCGTAGCGTTTCCTGCATCAAGCCTTCTATCTCGTATCTATTTTGCCAATGACGGCACTAGCAAGTGGATCATTTCTTAGGTGGCTGTTGCAGAGTGGTCTCTAAGACTCTAACTGCTTTGATCTTACTGCCTACATACTTCTTCTGCAAAAAGTCTCCTACCCGTGTGAATTTAGCACATACATTATCTTATGTTGTGCTTAGGTTTCCTAAGTGCTGCTGAAAATCTTATCTATGCATATTTTGCTTATATTTGTTTGAAAGGCCATAGATTATGCCTGTTTATAATCGTTTTCTACTTCTTCTGATTGATAAGTGTATTAAGTACTTACAATGCCATCTTCAGATATATCAATTAGCTGGTAATCAATACGATTCACATAAGGAGCTTGCAATCAAgataataaacaaataaataactaCAACAtagcacaaaacaaaacaatccaTGCACTTATTAAAATCCACACAAATCTTTGCTAATACAATACATTAGAATCTGTTCAAATCTATATGGATTTAAAACAATCCGTAGATTCTGCAGAATCCATGAGAATCCACGGATTATAAAAAGTCACACAAAATCATTTAAAATCtagattgaatacacccccctaaatccctatgaaaatacaaaatcctaattgaaatggcttttgatgaaattgatagGTCAGGATTTTAAGAGCGGTTCATCATATTCTTGAACTCTTGAAAGTTAACGAAGCCATCTCCATCGGCGTCAAATTTGGTGATCATGGTGGCACATTTCCCGACGGAGCACTTCTGCCCTAAGCCTAAGCGGTTGAGCACCTCATGAAGTTCACTAGCCGAGATCAGGCCGTTCTTGTCAAGATCGAAGACATCGAAGGCGTCACGGATATCATTACGGATATCCTTGCTTGACGCAGATCCATTCATGAGTTTTGTGAACTCCTCCAGGTCGATGTGGCCGTCGCCGTCCTTGTCGAACTCGGACATCACAGCCTGCACTCCCTCCGACTTCACCTCACACCCCAGCTCACACAAAACGTTCTTGAGCTCATCGGAAGAGATGAGTCCGTCACCATTCTCGTCGAACTTGTTGAAGACCTTCTGTACCTCTTCCATGGGTACCACCATGCCGCTGCCACTTCTTGAACTGCTGAAACTCGATGACATCGCTGAGAGAGAGTACAAATTTGATTTGGTTTCTTCTTGCTTGTTAGGAGTGTGTGAGGGTAGATATCCCACTGTTCCTATTTTTATAGGGCTTGATTTCAGTAATTGGTTCTGTTTGGGTTTCCTATAAGGAAAAGGGAACAGTTTcctaattcaaaattaaaagaCTTTCTTGAAGGTAAATACTTTTTCTTGGtcgaaaagaaaaaggaaagacgTTTTTCTTGACCTAAGAAGGCTCTGCAATTTAGGGATTCTCTCTCCAAAAAAGTATTTGATTACAACACAAACCCTTTCGGGATTCAGCATACTTTGTGCCATTGGATTGCGCTGTGATTCTTCCACCCTTCTAAAGCAAAGTGGTAATCTCTATTCAAGATTTTTGACCCTTATTTTACAGATGAATATTACTAGTATGAGCGAGTAGTATCATGGCTGTAGTTCGTGTAAGATTTTTGATGAATCTTATACctgattctttttgttttattctttCTTTATGTTTTCATTTGGGATTGTCCCTATCGACCACTTGGCTGTCCTCAAAACTAGCTACTTTATTATAAAAGATATCAGGACTGTAATTTTAACCTTACGAGGATACATATTCCAATCTTTTAAGTCCAAACTTTTTGTTGACTTCCCTGTATTTCGTAGTCTTATTTCATCAGATACTTGGATTTACAATGCTCAGGAGCAACCTACTGCATCAGTTTTTCATAGCAAACATTGGAAACTTAACTCAAAAGATTGATGATGCTGAAACAGAACCTATGCTAGATGGTGTGTACGTGGTGTAATAACCGGTTTTTCTTTTAACCAAAAcagttggtggcaaacacctttgttaaaaggaagggtgttccttgattcaaggccggtgtcttaatcatcattcatgattatgcataattgaataatcattcaatcataccagacaactctctctcactctctctgtctcacgtccgaaaaccatccaagaaacagagcaatcttcatcaactcatctctccctccaccgaccaccaatcaagaccagaccAGTTCCTATAGTTCCACCTCGTTCTTGCGCAGCTACCAGTGGCAACCTTGCACCGCAACACGGCCGGCAGTGGCGGCGGAGGACACGGTTCCGTTTTGAGCTCGATTTGGTTCTATCtcgatatcttgagctacaggccgctaattctcttgattcttgtctcattggattcgcctcaactttctgaacaagcaccaagaaggaccagacctgggtagaacgatttcacgttcatcggagctcgactggtttagatcgacaaacaacccttcgatccgtgtatctcgagttacagaccacctctttatgtgattcttggcttagtgagttcgtcttgaagttctgaacaactctccagaaggaatagaagcgtttcgttgaagtttttacgtcgaaactcaagctcgccggattctggaatttttccgaccaccgaagctttcgatcggtatatctcgagctacagaccatatttttctgtgattcttgaaccaatgagttcaccttgagtttcttaacaactctctagaagggatcaaagcctgaaattgaagttttgacgtcgaaatcaagccttgccggattctgcaaatttcgccggattctggaaattttccgg
Protein-coding regions in this window:
- the LOC133714573 gene encoding probable calcium-binding protein CML23; translated protein: MSSSFSSSRSGSGMVVPMEEVQKVFNKFDENGDGLISSDELKNVLCELGCEVKSEGVQAVMSEFDKDGDGHIDLEEFTKLMNGSASSKDIRNDIRDAFDVFDLDKNGLISASELHEVLNRLGLGQKCSVGKCATMITKFDADGDGFVNFQEFKNMMNRS